In Populus alba chromosome 9, ASM523922v2, whole genome shotgun sequence, a genomic segment contains:
- the LOC118059168 gene encoding probable cinnamyl alcohol dehydrogenase: MGSLETERKVVGWAATDSTGHLAPYTYSLRDTGPEDVFIKVISCGICHTDIHQIKNDLGMSHYPMVPGHEVVGEVVEVGSDVTKFKVGEVVGVGVIVGSCKNCHPCKSELEQYCNKKIWSYNDVYTDGKPTQGGFAESMVVDQKFVVRIPDGMSPEQAAPLLCAGLTVYSPLKHFGLKQSGLRGGILGLGGVGHMGVKIAKAMGHHVTVISSSDKKRVEAMEHLGADEYLVSSDVESMQKAADQLDYIIDTVPVVHPLEPYLSLLKLDGKLILMGVINTPLQFVTPMVMLGRKSITGSFIGSMKETEEMLEFCKEKGLASMIEVIKMDYINTAFERLEKNDVRYRFVVDVAGSKLIP, translated from the exons ATGGGTAGCCTTGAAACAGAGAGAAAAGTTGTAGGATGGGCAGCAACAGACTCAACTGGGCATCTCGCTCCTTACACCTATAGTCTCAG AGATACGGGGCCAGAAGATGTTTTTATCAAGGTTATCAGCTGTGGAATTTGCCATACCGATATCCACCAAATCAAAAATGATCTTGGCATGTCACACTATCCTATGGTCCCTGG CCATGAAGTGGTTGGTGAGGTTGTTGAGGTGGGATCAGATGTGACAAAGTTCAAAGTTGGAGAGGTTGTTGGTGTTGGAGTCATCGTTGGAAGCTGCAAGAATTGTCATCCATGCAAATCAGAGCTTGAGCAATACTGCAACAAGAAAATCTGGTCTTACAATGATGTCTACACCGATGGCAAACCCACCCAAGGAGGCTTTGCTGAATCCATGGTTGTCGATCAAAA GTTTGTGGTGAGAATTCCTGATGGGATGTCACCAGAACAAGCAGCGCCGCTGTTGTGCGCTGGGTTGACAGTTTACAGCCCACTTAAACACTTTGGACTGAAACAGAGTGGGCTAAGAGGAGGGATTTTAGGACTTGGAGGAGTAGGGCACATGGGGGTGAAGATAGCAAAGGCAATGGGACACCATGTAACTGTGATTAGTTCTTCTGACAAGAAGCGGGTGGAGGCTATGGAACATCTTGGTGCTGATGAATACTTGGTCAGCTCAGATGTGGAAAGCATGCAAAAAGCTGCTGATCAACTTGACTATATCATCGATACTGTGCCTGTGGTTCACCCTCTCGAGCCTTACCTTTCTCTATTGAAACTTGATGGCAAGCTGATCTTGATGGGTGTTATTAATACCCCGTTGCAGTTTGTGACGCCTATGGTTATGCTTG GGAGAAAGTCAATCACCGGGAGCTTCATAGGGAGCATGAAGGAGACAGAGGAGATGCTTGAGTTCTGCAAGGAAAAGGGATTGGCCTCCATGATTGAAGTGATCAAAATGGATTATATCAACACAGCATTCGAGAGGCTTGAGAAAAATGATGTGAGATATAGATTCGTTGTCGATGTTGCTGGTAGCAAGCTTATTCCCTGA